A single genomic interval of Chloracidobacterium validum harbors:
- a CDS encoding ATP-binding protein: MSVTRHLLTLDELNQLPPWAAEMGRKYFSGEASHFLLHHNVYDVARSKRGYVGLVTFLQQEMLGNKHIVLYNRSEGISFGSQEAERQFLATLRVANPLADAKTMATLPRDPVPALSLIERFLYSGDQVAVIINFLETLVPAGDMTHLSSDERNLLVMMQRWLTSARLLNSDNIVIFLTESLSDVAQRLRENSRITAIQVPYPDYNERLDYIRHELADIAKRRNGRSEKEVEQLKSDFRAKAERILREEGVDRLNEETKKFNEQLEKMKSELGNSVLGLKMQVSDEQLANLTSGLNRVHIASILKGATLNNEGLTLDLVRAKKKSIIESECVGLIEFVTPKYGLDHVGGFEKAKTYLRNIADVIRNGETEEAPMGILISGPVGTGKTFLAEAFAKDCGLNVVEFKNFRDKWVGSSESNLEKILKLIQTLAPIVVLIDEADATLGNRDSGGDSGVDKRIFSKIASAMGDTDNRGRILWILMTSRPDLLPIDLKRQGRCEEHISLFYPESEADRMAIVEAMIKKNRIVHQVTDWSPIVRSEMKLSGADIESMLIRCRRIARQAGRKEVSHDDVRLVAQEFTPARDEVAIEYQTLVAVREATSRDMLPEAFRHMSPAEISQRIEQLRPMVR; this comes from the coding sequence ATGTCAGTTACTCGTCACCTGCTCACGCTCGATGAACTCAATCAGCTTCCGCCTTGGGCGGCCGAAATGGGGCGAAAGTATTTTTCCGGTGAGGCAAGCCATTTTCTGCTTCATCACAACGTCTATGACGTGGCGCGGTCAAAACGTGGCTACGTTGGGCTGGTGACGTTTCTTCAACAAGAGATGCTCGGCAACAAGCACATCGTGCTCTACAACCGGAGTGAGGGCATCTCCTTCGGCTCGCAGGAAGCGGAGCGCCAATTCCTGGCGACCTTGCGGGTTGCCAACCCACTGGCCGACGCCAAAACCATGGCAACCTTACCCCGTGACCCGGTGCCGGCGCTTAGTCTCATCGAGCGTTTCCTGTACAGTGGAGACCAAGTTGCTGTCATCATCAACTTTCTTGAAACGCTCGTGCCGGCGGGTGACATGACGCATCTGAGCAGTGACGAACGCAACTTGCTCGTCATGATGCAGCGCTGGCTAACCAGCGCGCGCTTGCTCAACTCCGATAACATCGTCATCTTCCTCACCGAGAGCCTCTCGGATGTCGCGCAGCGGCTACGCGAGAATTCGCGCATCACGGCAATTCAGGTTCCCTATCCAGATTACAACGAGCGCCTCGATTACATTCGCCATGAGCTGGCCGACATTGCCAAGCGGCGCAACGGCCGCTCGGAAAAAGAAGTCGAACAACTCAAGTCCGATTTTCGAGCCAAGGCGGAACGCATTCTCCGGGAAGAAGGCGTCGATCGGCTCAATGAAGAAACGAAGAAGTTCAATGAACAGCTTGAAAAGATGAAGTCTGAGCTGGGAAACAGTGTGCTCGGCTTGAAAATGCAGGTGAGCGACGAGCAGCTTGCCAACCTTACGTCCGGTCTCAATCGCGTGCACATCGCATCTATTCTCAAGGGAGCCACCCTCAACAATGAAGGGCTGACGCTTGATCTCGTTCGCGCCAAGAAAAAATCCATCATCGAGTCAGAATGCGTGGGCTTGATTGAGTTCGTAACGCCAAAATACGGACTTGATCACGTTGGCGGTTTTGAGAAAGCGAAAACCTATCTCCGCAACATTGCCGATGTCATTCGCAACGGCGAAACCGAGGAAGCTCCCATGGGGATTCTGATCTCTGGCCCCGTCGGAACTGGAAAGACATTTTTGGCTGAAGCTTTCGCCAAAGACTGTGGGTTGAATGTCGTTGAGTTCAAAAACTTCCGTGATAAGTGGGTTGGATCATCGGAGTCCAACCTGGAAAAGATTCTCAAACTCATCCAAACATTGGCGCCAATTGTCGTCCTGATTGATGAGGCTGATGCCACGCTTGGCAACCGCGACTCCGGTGGTGACAGTGGCGTGGATAAGCGTATCTTCTCGAAAATTGCCTCTGCCATGGGCGACACCGACAATCGGGGGCGGATTCTGTGGATTCTGATGACATCGCGTCCTGACTTGCTCCCAATTGACCTGAAGCGCCAGGGGCGATGCGAAGAGCATATCTCGCTCTTCTATCCAGAGTCGGAAGCCGACCGGATGGCTATTGTTGAGGCCATGATCAAGAAAAACCGCATTGTGCACCAAGTAACGGACTGGTCGCCGATTGTGCGCAGCGAGATGAAACTGTCCGGCGCGGATATTGAGTCCATGCTCATCCGCTGCCGGCGCATTGCCCGTCAGGCCGGACGAAAAGAAGTCTCCCACGACGATGTGCGTCTGGTGGCGCAAGAGTTCACACCGGCACGGGATGAAGTTGCCATCGAGTATCAAACCCTGGTGGCGGTACGCGAGGCAACCTCGCGCGACATGTTGCCGGAAGCCTTTCGGCATATGTCTCCGGCCGAAATCAGCCAGCGAATCGAGCAACTGCGGCCCATGGTGCGGTGA
- a CDS encoding HAD family hydrolase: MQLTDFAAVIFDMDGLLIDTETIYCQSWQRAAADCGFIITPAFYGQLVGRSRADALRIVLDHFGDRVPMPAFQESVLHYETVCFSEETIPIKPGALELIRAVETRGLPKALATSTHRPAATQRLARTGLDRHFPITITGDDVPRPKPSPDIYLMACEKLGVAPQDALAFEDSDPGVQAAHAAGVTVVMVPDFKAPSPDAHTRAARIFPSLLTALVALGA, translated from the coding sequence ATGCAGCTCACGGATTTCGCGGCCGTCATTTTCGACATGGACGGTTTGTTGATAGATACAGAAACCATCTACTGCCAATCCTGGCAGCGGGCGGCGGCCGATTGCGGGTTTATTATCACACCGGCCTTTTATGGACAGCTTGTCGGGCGTTCACGCGCCGATGCCCTGCGGATCGTGCTCGACCACTTTGGCGACAGGGTTCCAATGCCAGCGTTTCAGGAATCGGTTCTACACTACGAGACCGTCTGCTTCAGCGAAGAAACTATCCCAATCAAACCAGGTGCGCTGGAACTCATCCGGGCCGTTGAAACGCGCGGACTGCCCAAGGCCCTGGCCACATCAACCCACCGTCCTGCGGCAACGCAGCGCCTGGCGCGCACCGGACTTGACCGCCACTTCCCTATTACCATCACCGGGGATGACGTGCCGCGCCCGAAACCTTCGCCCGACATTTACCTGATGGCATGTGAGAAGTTGGGCGTCGCGCCGCAGGATGCGCTCGCATTTGAGGACTCGGATCCGGGCGTCCAAGCGGCCCATGCGGCCGGGGTTACGGTCGTGATGGTGCCCGATTTCAAAGCGCCGTCGCCTGACGCACACACCCGCGCCGCGCGGATTTTCCCTTCACTGCTGACGGCACTCGTCGCCCTCGGTGCTTGA
- the ispF gene encoding 2-C-methyl-D-erythritol 2,4-cyclodiphosphate synthase: protein MHRCAFRVGTGYDIHRLVEGRPLILGGVTIPYERGLLGHSDADALAHAITDALLGALALGDIGSHFPDTDPRWANADSLALLRHVVTLVAAQGFEIGNLDASIIAERPKLGPHIPAMRERLATNLQLDPSAVSIKAKTNEGFDAVGRREAIAVQAVVLLCQRAIPDRI, encoded by the coding sequence ATGCACCGTTGCGCATTTCGGGTTGGGACGGGCTATGACATCCATCGTTTGGTGGAAGGCCGCCCGCTGATTTTGGGTGGCGTGACGATTCCCTATGAACGGGGACTGCTCGGCCACTCCGACGCTGATGCCCTGGCCCATGCGATAACCGACGCGCTGCTTGGGGCGCTGGCGCTAGGCGATATTGGGTCACACTTTCCCGACACCGATCCGCGCTGGGCCAATGCCGATAGTCTGGCGCTTCTGCGCCACGTTGTCACATTGGTTGCTGCGCAGGGCTTTGAAATCGGCAATCTAGACGCTTCAATCATTGCTGAGCGCCCCAAGCTCGGGCCACACATCCCGGCCATGCGGGAGCGACTCGCCACGAACCTGCAACTCGATCCCAGCGCGGTGAGTATCAAGGCAAAAACCAATGAGGGGTTTGACGCCGTTGGTCGGCGGGAAGCGATTGCCGTACAAGCCGTGGTGCTTCTGTGCCAGCGCGCCATCCCAGATCGGATTTGA
- the adhP gene encoding alcohol dehydrogenase AdhP — protein MLPSKMKAAVVHEFGKPLAIEEMDVPRPGPGQILVKVMASGVCHTDLHAADGDWPVKPKLPLVPGHEGAGYVAAVGEGVTAIKEGDRVGIPWLHDACGLCEHCLTGWETLCHHQHNTGYSVDGGFAEYVLAPAAYAGHIPEGLDFVTAAPVLCAGVTTYKAIKETQARPGEWLVVVGIGGLGHMAVQYAKAMGLHVGAVDIAPEKLELARQLGADVTVNAKEEDPVASIQRQTGGAHGVVVAAVSASIFRQAIAMLRRGGTCSMVGLPPGDFPLPIFDVVLNRLTVRGSIVGTRKDLQESLAFAAEGKVKPNVELQPIEEVNAVFERMKHGQINGRVVLNIGLNGAAHS, from the coding sequence ATGCTGCCTAGCAAAATGAAAGCTGCCGTTGTTCATGAGTTTGGGAAGCCGCTTGCCATTGAGGAAATGGATGTGCCGCGCCCGGGTCCAGGGCAAATTCTCGTCAAGGTCATGGCCAGTGGCGTCTGTCATACCGACCTGCATGCCGCAGATGGCGACTGGCCCGTTAAACCAAAGCTACCGCTTGTGCCGGGCCACGAAGGCGCTGGTTACGTCGCGGCGGTCGGAGAGGGCGTCACGGCCATCAAGGAAGGTGACCGCGTCGGGATTCCCTGGCTGCACGATGCCTGCGGGCTATGCGAGCATTGCCTGACCGGTTGGGAAACCCTCTGCCATCACCAGCACAACACCGGATATTCAGTTGATGGCGGTTTTGCCGAATATGTTCTGGCGCCGGCGGCCTACGCCGGGCACATTCCCGAAGGACTGGATTTTGTCACGGCCGCGCCAGTGCTATGCGCCGGCGTGACGACCTACAAAGCCATCAAGGAAACCCAGGCGCGTCCGGGTGAATGGTTGGTCGTGGTCGGCATTGGTGGACTTGGTCACATGGCTGTTCAGTATGCCAAAGCCATGGGCCTGCACGTGGGCGCGGTGGATATTGCACCTGAAAAGCTCGAGCTTGCCCGGCAGCTCGGCGCGGATGTTACGGTCAATGCCAAGGAAGAAGACCCGGTGGCGTCCATCCAGCGTCAGACCGGCGGGGCGCATGGAGTCGTGGTCGCGGCCGTATCGGCTTCAATCTTTCGGCAGGCAATTGCGATGCTGCGGCGCGGAGGGACGTGTTCCATGGTTGGCCTGCCACCAGGCGACTTTCCGCTTCCCATTTTTGATGTCGTTTTGAACCGCCTGACCGTCCGTGGCTCGATTGTCGGAACCCGCAAGGATTTGCAGGAAAGCCTGGCCTTTGCTGCCGAAGGCAAGGTCAAGCCAAATGTTGAACTCCAGCCCATTGAAGAGGTCAACGCGGTGTTTGAGCGCATGAAGCACGGCCAAATCAACGGGCGCGTTGTCCTCAACATCGGTCTCAACGGCGCAGCGCACAGCTAG
- a CDS encoding ABC transporter ATP-binding protein: MSNAQASSTSPLLARDERREKFDKKAAAKDTARLMAKYGAPYVPYFALAFFCLVGAGSLALIYPLFVGTLFGSIFSPDKPSALAPLLAVVSGLLNRLFPGYQLSPLDPVLALLTGILVVQSVLSFGRTYLLNYVGEKLVADVRRDLYRHLLSLDVTFFANRRTGELTSRIASDVTAIQNSVTLSLAEAMRQVIVFTGGTAFLFWIDWRLACLLLALIPVLVVSFAFFGRNIRRRSTRVQDALAEATAILEETIAGIRTVQSFAREPYEVNRYETHITRSLREALGRALARGLFNAAIVFVLFGGFVGLLWYSGNQVLAGKLTAEQLIQFLFYAAWVGGALGTLAEYYGEFNQTIGASRRVVELFETKPAICDRQDAQPAQPVSGLVEVKDVHFTYPGRTEPALDGITITARPGEVIALVGPSGAGKSTLISLLPRFYDVTSGAICVDGRDVRAWKLADLRSNIGIVPQETTLFSGTVYDNIAYGKLDATPDEVERAAQAAHAHAFITGFPQGYQTIVGERGVKLSGGQRQRIAIARALLKNPRILILDEATSSLDSESERYVQEALDVLMEGRTTFVIAHRLSTVQRATRIVVMAHGRIIEEGTHQDLLAREGMYKKLYKLQFRDVPEWILQEEAGARGAAPQLQVARTALP; encoded by the coding sequence ATGTCCAACGCACAAGCTAGTTCAACGTCGCCGCTGCTCGCTCGTGATGAGCGAAGGGAAAAGTTTGACAAGAAAGCCGCAGCCAAAGACACGGCCCGCCTGATGGCCAAGTATGGCGCGCCGTATGTTCCTTACTTTGCCCTGGCTTTTTTCTGCCTGGTTGGCGCGGGAAGTTTGGCGCTGATTTACCCGCTTTTCGTCGGGACGCTCTTTGGCTCAATTTTCTCGCCAGACAAGCCATCCGCCCTTGCGCCGCTGCTGGCAGTTGTTTCCGGTCTTTTGAATCGGCTCTTTCCCGGCTACCAGCTTTCGCCCCTTGACCCCGTGCTGGCGCTCTTGACGGGCATTTTGGTAGTTCAATCGGTTCTGAGTTTTGGGCGAACCTACTTGCTCAACTATGTTGGTGAAAAGCTCGTGGCTGATGTGCGCCGCGACCTTTACCGACATTTGCTTTCACTGGATGTAACTTTTTTTGCGAATCGGCGCACGGGTGAACTCACCTCGCGCATCGCATCGGATGTCACAGCCATTCAAAACAGTGTCACGTTGAGCCTGGCCGAAGCCATGCGGCAGGTCATCGTCTTCACCGGCGGAACGGCGTTTCTCTTTTGGATTGACTGGCGGCTGGCCTGCCTGTTGCTGGCGCTCATTCCGGTGCTGGTCGTGAGCTTTGCGTTTTTTGGGCGAAACATCCGCCGGCGCAGCACGCGCGTCCAGGACGCCCTGGCCGAGGCAACGGCCATTTTGGAAGAAACCATTGCCGGTATTCGCACAGTGCAGTCCTTTGCCCGCGAACCCTACGAAGTGAATCGCTACGAAACGCATATCACCCGCTCGCTGCGGGAAGCGCTGGGTCGCGCGCTGGCGCGGGGACTCTTCAACGCTGCCATTGTTTTCGTCCTCTTTGGAGGCTTTGTCGGCTTGCTGTGGTACAGCGGGAACCAGGTTCTCGCGGGCAAGCTGACGGCAGAACAGCTCATTCAGTTTTTGTTCTACGCGGCGTGGGTCGGCGGCGCGCTGGGCACGCTGGCCGAGTATTACGGAGAGTTCAACCAAACCATTGGCGCGTCACGGCGCGTCGTCGAACTCTTTGAAACGAAGCCTGCCATTTGCGACCGGCAGGACGCACAGCCGGCGCAGCCGGTCAGTGGACTCGTCGAAGTCAAAGACGTTCACTTTACCTATCCGGGACGGACTGAACCGGCGCTGGACGGCATCACGATCACGGCCCGGCCTGGGGAGGTGATTGCGTTGGTCGGACCGAGCGGGGCCGGAAAGTCAACGCTCATCTCGCTGTTGCCGCGTTTTTATGATGTCACGTCGGGCGCCATTTGCGTGGATGGAAGGGATGTTCGCGCTTGGAAGCTGGCCGATTTGCGTTCCAACATCGGCATCGTTCCGCAGGAAACCACGCTCTTTAGTGGCACCGTCTATGACAACATTGCCTATGGCAAGCTCGATGCGACCCCCGACGAGGTTGAACGCGCGGCGCAGGCAGCCCATGCTCACGCCTTCATCACGGGCTTTCCGCAGGGCTACCAAACCATCGTGGGCGAACGCGGCGTCAAACTCTCCGGCGGACAACGGCAGCGAATCGCCATTGCGCGGGCCTTGCTCAAAAACCCACGAATTCTGATTCTGGATGAAGCGACGAGTTCGCTCGACTCCGAATCGGAGCGTTACGTCCAGGAAGCGCTCGACGTTTTGATGGAAGGGCGCACGACCTTCGTCATTGCGCATCGGCTTTCGACCGTTCAACGGGCGACGCGCATCGTGGTCATGGCGCACGGACGCATCATCGAGGAGGGAACGCACCAGGATTTGCTGGCGCGGGAAGGCATGTACAAGAAACTCTACAAGCTTCAGTTCCGCGATGTGCCGGAGTGGATTTTACAGGAAGAAGCTGGAGCGCGTGGCGCAGCGCCCCAGCTTCAAGTCGCGCGGACGGCACTTCCCTGA
- a CDS encoding NAD(P)H-dependent glycerol-3-phosphate dehydrogenase, producing the protein MEQCQRIAVIGAGSWGTALALVAAARSASNHVPRLVTLWGHRPEHIASLAAERENRLYLPGFPFPDNLRPTADLAAALDGAQMVLLVVPSHVTRATLLAMRPYVTPTMVFVSATKGIETDTLMRMSEVAFDVWHDRFEPRYVALSGPNFAYEVAKGDPTATVVAAFAPRWGEYVQGELSTPNFRLYYNQDITGVEIAGASKNVIAIAAGVMVGLGFGHNTVVTLITRGLAEITRLAVALGARVETLSGLAGVGDLFLTATGTLSRNRYVGVELGKGRQLDDILAGMTNVAEGVKTTKAIHALAQKHQVDMPMTRGMYQVLYEGRRVRDAMAEVMGRPLRREY; encoded by the coding sequence ATGGAGCAATGCCAGCGGATTGCCGTGATTGGAGCCGGTAGCTGGGGGACAGCCCTGGCGCTAGTTGCCGCGGCGCGTTCGGCCTCAAATCACGTCCCGCGCTTGGTGACGTTGTGGGGACACCGCCCGGAACATATTGCCTCACTGGCTGCCGAGCGCGAAAACCGCTTGTATTTGCCCGGCTTTCCTTTTCCTGACAACTTGCGGCCAACGGCTGACTTGGCGGCGGCGCTGGACGGCGCACAGATGGTGCTGTTGGTTGTCCCGTCGCATGTCACCCGCGCGACACTGCTTGCCATGCGCCCTTACGTCACGCCGACAATGGTGTTTGTCAGTGCCACGAAAGGCATCGAGACCGATACGCTCATGCGCATGTCGGAGGTGGCCTTTGATGTCTGGCATGACCGTTTTGAGCCGCGTTATGTCGCGCTTTCGGGTCCAAACTTCGCCTACGAAGTCGCCAAAGGCGATCCCACGGCAACCGTCGTCGCCGCCTTTGCTCCACGGTGGGGAGAATACGTGCAGGGCGAACTCAGTACGCCCAACTTTCGGCTTTACTACAACCAGGACATCACCGGCGTCGAAATTGCTGGCGCCTCAAAAAACGTCATCGCCATTGCGGCCGGTGTCATGGTGGGGTTGGGTTTCGGCCACAACACGGTCGTCACACTCATCACCCGTGGGCTGGCTGAAATTACGCGGCTGGCGGTTGCCCTCGGAGCGCGGGTTGAAACGCTGTCCGGGCTGGCCGGCGTTGGCGACCTTTTTCTGACGGCGACCGGAACGCTTTCGCGCAATCGCTACGTTGGCGTCGAACTCGGCAAGGGACGCCAGCTCGATGACATTCTGGCCGGCATGACCAACGTTGCCGAAGGGGTCAAGACCACCAAGGCGATCCATGCCCTGGCTCAGAAACACCAGGTGGATATGCCCATGACGCGCGGCATGTACCAGGTGCTTTACGAGGGACGCCGCGTCCGTGACGCCATGGCCGAAGTCATGGGACGCCCCCTGCGGCGGGAGTACTAA